From the Ostrinia nubilalis chromosome 8, ilOstNubi1.1, whole genome shotgun sequence genome, one window contains:
- the LOC135073937 gene encoding intermembrane lipid transfer protein Vps13 isoform X1, translating to MKQRPSANALRVDVQMQAFTVTGVQQGDFEPQLVVSKEVTKDVNLLNVIFEKNPLDGACDQRVKVSARPLQIVYDAQTVIEIVNVFKPPSESTALTTLQAAAGNKLTEMKEKSALGMQYAVHHHTFIDLDVDIAASYIIVPQTGKYKGDEACVVVKLGAISVKSEPRAQELDVRKLYKEGLADEDILKAITHHSYDKMALELTEMQIVIATSKEDWQSAIVSNEATPLHLLQPTNLVIQIHKCLITDDPRLPKIKVRGELQKIAISASEDRLLTLCEIIVSMPLPNSEEAVALKPSESKGSSLSLLRYLDPAEKQKRDIARSNQRDPEEQSLQLTEVDAVFIMKELVLSVNRKTLHATNGYDKFLVFSLNQLKLTVVQKTFNLDATVRLGAVNMQHHRAGYKVINMIETPDVLTEDKETPNNQYLFAVTYSNVDKKCPEFRSIYGSVEQLIDMDFTNLKVLLHLQGLQEILVIVNEYQTRLQAIQSTVDRTANAGPLETIMEDEEFIAAKSKVSVTKPSRRKQVESIQLKVNIKIGAIEIGFANNKRPLSVIQVTRATTGLVMKTSYTQVDCAIGSIKVEDLNPDTIHREILKVISGDVMNVQIVMYNLDQYPSVSDVNISIDAQINCLRIIFLNWFVSSMLEFLNNFQTAQQAIIDASSQAADAARANVQNAYQNSTKLALKVRLAAPIIIVPENSHSLNAMLVDLGRMSLNNKFVDLPVADVSNKVTVDELTLELEDMKLSCVQLNEELAIQQERKLLRPTSFKLFVKRSLSAWYETLPDLDISGRMKTIAITVGHSDYKSIMKILNQNLQEGQTKSEESKPKQDVSKVVSKATVKSQTSKVQTKSTVAVVTSKDAKKPRTTIKFSFTMDSFVIDLMNTISSEDAMFSKDIELARFCLALLSVKGRMFSDNSMHTSVLLVDCTLDDTRPGRGAKITRYLERRRERTESRSEYAMDETRGAIMEAHDKIRSMIDITYTMKNSDTFIDMRIFSFNLILAMDFLNKIMEFLTVGLAADAPAAGKPKEDLKVVKSVTDKSGEGMSKKKLSVVSAPSLEQPQKTSMMTVNVKIEQPDIILVESLEQKKCDALVLNMEARFKLRTTEERMVADGGISGLQMVVRTLGAPEGNAPRYLLAPANLSLALSQPPGSGMHADISVSDIKLTVSPDIIALLNRVLATITSSDENETEQEQKAIYYKDLWNMQPFRANSYWFLKTDEAEEAINLEAASTDNSEEPAVPTGEICLLSSPSIVVSLEMDIGTETIPVLVMQASLTGQLKDWSSDFYMESTWAMQVSYYNIGRAVWEPLIEPVEVLKDYQYKHVPWELKMEVVMRTQENVVSIDTTDEAANIQAVALRQANKTITISSSEPLEITITRSGMEVLTQLGNSFSAAIAETDTASVSKSKVDGSHSKYFGAPYVLHNCTGLTAKLMLQDNHDFSVFLTDEYVASDYREVVLEPNACVPLQLKHGGLNLMKLNEPPPPLKLNVKIVEMNEEVQIPVERADKRYFTLGRKPGGTLEKNVPHVAAIEPRGLISDIVMQEAALHIYLRSVVQVTNTLAVNVSVYYMTLSGNEVRLLGDVKPGGILRMPLQAVHTPTAEIFFSVEGFTVSVSPFIWRELQQEVKISKLLQCDSKDKNSGEKFYLKAIGTMEQVFYEHTNRHTFASSCYDIVLKPAVKLQNCLPVDIVVSQLGLKRTQIFKPGEMFHLSHLAPNRASVVLMIQNYLDKCWVCTKNLPELETELSVWTFDSHDSPSLMTLDLGMHSVDMEGTQVLSLYCPFWMLNKTGFTLHYRIKHSRCGKFIRRHTSCLPNLDETGNVICHPKEYKEPILFSFRAKNFFGKKKAAIRVEFGEWSDKFPLDVPGSSGLVLCKHEGRTYQVAVTNQLTFNSLTKMVVFTPFFLIINEAPFAIQYQELHRSGDPWKEVDQNSSAPLWPVIDKEDKLLLLRVSGSTEHAAPFLYTEQHSVCLKLNNDYGGLHVEVQLSEGGTYITVRQYRDGHAPALLVNFTRFPVVVYEKENVNVKKLESMHKMLFTWDNPAGPRSLIFEGYKKKEIENDLRKDGIGDFMINETNRVSWVSFLDGLQRVILFTDDPNLASGAHTIGEAEFVDTEIVLSMQGMGLSLVNDPELLEIVYISISNSGIIWEQCKIGARRYKKIDGAKLALYEDHYQQYLIDKMASDEPIPPCRMIDEKTEVNFEEMRIVKPNPRLLRRTLQAGLWASYGLTAHSRRLHARLHRLQIDQQLPLPTFPVVLAPVPPPRSIANEGPSARGMPNIVGGMKPFIEVSIVERIMEHSKVRQYKYYKVLIQEFHVKVDMGLVNALMGMFPQRVLTEQEALDAFELDLEKAGQPLEALAALGVASDQKNFYDNLHLSPLKVHVSFSLGGATQLPTFIGTVLQSIGVTLTDMNDVVFKLSYYERNYEFLSQKELISQAQSHYTGQALKQLYVLVLGLDVIGNPYGLVIGLKKGVEDLFYEPFQGAIQGPGEFAEGLFLGVRSLVGHTVGGAAGAVSRITGAMGHGLAALSLDKDYQRRRRDNINKPPANLQEGLARSGKGLVMGVFDGVTGVFTKPFEGARDEGVEGFFKGLGRGAVGLVARPTAGVVDFASGSLDAVKRAADLSEEVTKRRAARYLPADSGVRPYSRLHAEGYKMLFELEKGKFVSTDTYEAHVWVIPAKEVVMCTDKRLLYLEKNNVFGGWQIVWSYLWSEIPDVPTAANKGVYIPTAKKKVLGMFPSSGSGKLIFLYDEQQKKYLLAQCERLMRSAR from the exons ATGAAACAGCGGCCCAGTGCTAACGCCTTGAG GGTGGACGTTCAAATGCAAGCCTTCACTGTGACGGGTGTGCAGCAGGGTGACTTTGAGCCTCAGTTGGTGGTCTCCAAAGAGGTCACTAAAGACGTTAACCTACTTAACGTCATCTTCGAGAAAAATCCTCTAG ATGGCGCTTGCGACCAAAGAGTAAAAGTGTCTGCGCGCCCACTGCAAATAGTGTACGACGCTCAAACCGTCATAGAGATCGTAAACGTATTCAAACCTCCCAGCGAATCCACAGCTTTGACCAC GTTGCAAGCAGCTGCCGGCAACAAACTGACAGAGATGAAAGAGAAGTCTGCCTTAGGAATGCAGTATGCTGTGCATCACCACACGTTCATAGACTTGGACGTCGATATCGCTGCCTCGTACATTATTGTGCCGCAAACGGGAAAGTATAAAGG TGACGAGGCGTGCGTAGTGGTGAAGCTCGGTGCTATAAGCGTGAAGTCGGAGCCGCGAGCTCAGGAGTTGGACGTGAGGAAGCTTTACAAGGAAGGACTGGCTGATGAGGACATCCTGAAGGCCATCACGCACCATAGTTATGACAAGATGGCGCTGGAGCTCACGGAAATGCAG ATTGTAATAGCAACCTCGAAAGAAGACTGGCAGTCGGCCATAGTGTCAAACGAAGCCACGCCTCTCCACTTGCTGCAACCAACCAACTTAGTGATACAAATCCACAAGTGCCTCATCACAGACGACCCCCGTCTACCCAAGATTAAAGTGAGGGGTGAATTGCAGAAGATCGCTATCAGTGCTTCGGAGGACAG GTTGTTAACACTATGCGAAATAATAGTAAGCATGCCCCTTCCAAACTCTGAGGAAGCCGTTGCACTAAAG CCAAGTGAATCAAAGGGATCTAGTCTATCGTTGTTGAGGTATTTGGACCCGGCGGAGAAACAAAAGCGCGATATCGCGCGCTCCAACCAAAGGGACCCCGAGGAACAATCGCTGCAGTTGACTGAAGTTGACGCTGTGTTTATTATGAAAG AACTAGTTCTCAGCGTCAACCGAAAGACGCTTCACGCGACAAACGGATACGACAAATTCCTCGTATTCTCGCTCAACCAATTAAAGCTGACGGTCGTACAAAAGACGTTCAACCTGGACGCCACCGTTCGTCTGGGGGCTGTCAATATGCAGCACCACAGAGCTGGGTATAAAGTCATCAATATGATCGAAACGCCAGACGTCTTGACTGAGGATAAGGAAACTCCTAACAACCAGTATCTCTTCGCTGTCACTTATAGTAAC GTGGACAAGAAATGTCCAGAATTCAGAAGTATCTACGGATCAGTGGAACAGCTGATTGATATGGACTTCACTAACTTGAAAGTACTCCTTCATTTGCAAGGGTTGCAAGAGATTTTAGTGATTGTCAACGAGTATCAG acAAGGTTGCAAGCAATTCAAAGTACGGTCGACAGAACAGCAAATGCAGGACCTCTAGAAACTATTATGGAGGATGAAGAGTTCATAGCTGCGAAATCTAAAG TAAGCGTCACCAAACCTTCACGCCGCAAGCAAGTGGAAAGCATCCAACTGAAAGTGAACATTAAGATCGGAGCCATAGAGATCGGATTCGCAAACAACAAGCGGCCGCTGTCCGTGATCCAAGTGACGAGGGCCACCACAGGCTTGGTCATGAAGACTTCATATACCCAAGTAGACTGCGCTATTGGGTCCATCAAAGTCGAGGATTTGAATCCAGACACTATTCATAGGGAG atactAAAAGTAATCAGCGGAGACGTGATGAACGTTCAAATAGTAATGTACAACTTGGACCAGTACCCATCTGTGAGTGATGTGAACATATCGATAGACGCACAGATCAATTGTTTACGCATCATATTCCTCAACTGGTTCGTCAGTTCTATGCTG GAATTTCTAAACAACTTCCAAACGGCGCAACAAGCGATCATCGACGCGTCGTCTCAGGCGGCCGACGCGGCTCGCGCTAACGTCCAAAACGCTTATCAGAACTCCACCAAACTGGCATTGAAAGTCCGGTTGGCAGCGCCCATTATTATCGTCCCAGAGAACTCGCATAGCCTCAACGCTATGCTAGTGGATTTGGGTAGAATGAGCCTGAATAACAAGTTCGTCGACCTGCCTGTTGCT GATGTCAGCAACAAAGTGACAGTAGACGAGCTGACCCTCGAGTTGGAAGACATGAAATTATCCTGCGTGCAACTCAACGAAGAATTAGCGATTCAGCAGGAGAGGAAACTCCTTCGGCCGACCAGTTTCAAGCTGTTTGTCAAGAGGAGTCTCTCCGCGTGGTACGAGACATTGCCTGATCTTGACATCTCGGGGCGTATGAAGACTATCGCT ATAACCGTAGGCCACAGCGACTACAAGAGTATAATGAAGATACTGAACCAGAATCTCCAAGAGGGCCAAACGAAATCAGAGGAGTCCAAACCCAAACAGGATGTGTCCAAAGTGGTCTCTAAGGCCACGGTTAAGAGCCAGACTAGCAAAGTGCAGACGAAGTCCACGGTTGCCGTGGTGACGTCCAAAGATGCGAAGAAACCAAGGACTACTATCAAGTTCTCGTTCACAATGGATAGCTTCGTTATTGACTTGATGAATACCATTAGC TCCGAAGACGCCATGTTCTCGAAGGACATAGAACTGGCGAGGTTCTGCCTCGCGCTCCTGTCGGTCAAAGGAAGGATGTTCTCCGACAACTCCATGCACACATCTGTGTTGCTGGTTGACTGCACGCTCGACGACACTAGGCCGGGAAGAGGCGCTAAGATTACAAG GTATCTCGAGAGACGAAGGGAGAGGACTGAATCAAGATCCGAATACGCGATGGACGAAACTCGGGGCGCCATTATGGAAGCGCACGACAAGATACGCAGCATGATCGACATCACCTACACCATGAAGAACTCGGATACTTTTA TCGACATGAGAATCTTCAGTTTCAACCTGATCCTCGCGATGGACTTCCTCAACAAAATTATGGAGTTCCTGACAGTCGGATTGGCGGCCGACGCGCCCGCCGCTGGGAAGCCTAAGGAAGACCTGAAGGTGGTCAAGTCGGTCACTGACAAGTCTGGCGAAGGCATGTCT aaaaagaaattgTCGGTGGTATCGGCGCCGTCATTGGAACAGCCGCAGAAGACGTCGATGATGACAGTCAACGTCAAGATAGAACAGCCGGACATCATTCTTGTTGAGTCGCTGGAGCAGAAGAAGTGCGACGCTCTTGTATTGAAT ATGGAAGCCCGCTTCAAGTTGCGTACCACAGAAGAACGCATGGTAGCCGACGGCGGTATATCCGGGCTACAGATGGTAGTGCGAACACTCGGCGCTCCCGAGGGCAATGCACCTCGCTATCTCCTCGCGCCAGCTAACCTCTCGCTGGCGCTATCACAGCCGCCTGGTAGCGGCATGCACGCGGATATATCCGTGTCTGACATCAAGCTTACTGTGTCGCCTG ACATAATAGCGCTCCTCAACCGCGTGCTAGCAACGATAACAAGCAGCGACGAGAATGAAACTGAACAGGAACAGAAGGCGATATACTACAAGGACCTGTGGAACATGCAGCCCTTCAGAGCCAACTCGTATTGGTTCCTCAAGACTG ACGAGGCTGAAGAAGCGATCAACCTCGAAGCAGCATCAACAGACAACTCTGAAGAGCCGGCAGTGCCAACCGGCGAGATATGCCTTCTGTCCAGTCCGTCCATCGTGGTGTCGTTAGAAATGGACATCGGTACCGAGACCATTCCTGTCCTAGTCATGCAGGCGTCGCTCACTGGACAACTCAAGGATTGGAGCTCTGAT TTCTACATGGAATCCACGTGGGCGATGCAAGTTTCGTACTACAACATAGGGCGCGCGGTGTGGGAGCCGCTGATTGAGCCAGTGGAGGTGTTGAAAGACTACCAGTACAAGCACGTGCCTTGGGAACTGAAGATGGAG GTAGTGATGCGCACCCAAGAGAACGTGGTATCGATTGACACTACGGACGAGGCGGCCAATATCCAGGCTGTCGCGTTACGCCAAGCCAACAAGACCATCACTATATCCAGCAGCGAACCGCTCGAGATAACCATCACTAGGAGCGGGATGGAG GTGCTGACACAGTTAGGAAACTCATTCTCGGCCGCTATAGCCGAAACTGACACAGCCTCGGTGTCTAAATCGAAAGTCGAC ggttcccaCTCTAAATATTTCGGAGCTCCGTACGTTCTACACAACTGCACGGGACTTACTGCCAAGCTGATGCTGCAAGACAACCATGATTTCTCCGTGTTCCTCACAGATGAATACGTTGCTTCAGACTACAG GGAAGTGGTATTAGAACCAAACGCATGCGTGCCACTGCAGTTGAAACATGGCGGACTCAATTTGATGAAACTAAACGAACCTCCACCGCCGCTTAAATTAAATGTTAAG ATCGTAGAAATGAACGAAGAAGTCCAAATTCCTGTGGAGCGAGCGGACAAGCGATACTTCACGCTCGGCCGTAAGCCGGGAGGCACTTTGGAGAAGAACGTGCCACACGTAGCGGCGATTGAACCGCGCGGACTCATCTCTGACATCGTCATGCAGGAAGCGGCTTTGCACATTTATTTGAGGAGTGTTGTTCAG gtgacaaacacaCTAGCAGTGAACGTGTCTGTATACTACATGACACTAAGCGGCAACGAGGTCCGCCTATTGGGAGATGTAAAGCCTGGCGGGATTCTACGCATGCCTTTACAGGCCGTGCACACGCCTACTGCCGAGATATTCTTTTCTGTAGAAG GTTTCACGGTCTCGGTGTCTCCGTTTATATGGCGTGAACTGCAGCAAGAAGTAAAAATATCGAAATTGTTGCAATGCGATTCGAAAGACAAGAACAGTGGCGAAAAGTTTTACTTGAAG GCTATAGGAACAATGGAGCAAGTATTCTACGAGCACACAAACAGGCATACGTTCGCGTCTTCGTGCTACGATATCGTTCTGAAGCCAGCCGTGAAACTTCAGAACTGTTTGCCAGTGGACATCGTGGTATCCCAACTGGGATTGAAACGGACTCAGATATTTAAGCCGGGAGAAATGTTCCACTTGTCGCATCTGGCGCCTAATCGGGCTTCTGTTGTGCTTATG ATCCAAAACTACCTGGACAAATGTTGGGTGTGCACAAAGAATCTACCCGAATTGGAAACAGAGCTGTCAGTTTGGACTTTCGACTCCCACGACAGTCCGTCCTTGATGACGTTAGACCTCGGAATGCATAGTGTGGACATGGAAGGCACGCAAGTGTTGTCCCTTTACTGTCCCTTCTGGATGCTGAATAAGACTGGCTTCACGCTACACTATAGG ATAAAACATTCACGTTGCGGTAAATTTATTCGACGTCATACGTCTTGTTTGCCG AACCTGGATGAGACGGGCAACGTGATATGCCACCCGAAGGAATACAAAGAGCCGATTCTGTTCTCGTTCCGGGCGAAAAACTTTTTCGGCAAGAAAAAGGCAGCCATTCGCGTGGAGTTCGGGGAATGGTCCGACAAATTCCCGCTAGATGTCCCCGGAAGCTCGGGCTTGGTGTTGTGTAAACATGAGGGTAGGACGTACCAG GTGGCAGTGACAAACCAACTGACATTCAACAGTTTGACAAAAATGGTCGTGTTTACGCCATTCTTCCTCATAATCAATGAAGCGCCGTTTGCTATTCAATATCAAGAGTTACACCGATCTGGGGATCCGTGGAAAGAG GTGGATCAAAACTCCAGCGCGCCTCTATGGCCAGTCATAGACAAGGAAGACAAACTGTTGTTATTGCGGGTGTCAGGATCAACCGAACACGCTGCGCCGTTCTTGTATACCGAACAACACAGCGTCTGCTTGAAGTTGAATAACGAC TACGGCGGTCTCCACGTAGAGGTGCAGCTAAGCGAGGGAGGTACATACATCACGGTGCGCCAGTACCGCGACGGGCACGCGCCGGCGCTGCTCGTCAACTTCACGCGGTTCCCCGTCGTCGTCTACGAGAAGGAGAACGTCAACGTCAA aaaactGGAATCGATGCACAAAATGTTGTTCACGTGGGACAACCCGGCTGGACCGCGCTCACTTATATTTGAAGGCTACAAGAAGAAAGAAATCGAAAATGACTTGAGAAAGGATGGAATCGGAGATTTCAT GATTAACGAAACTAACCGGGTATCCTGGGTATCTTTCCTGGACGGACTTCAAAGGGTTATCTTGTTCACTGACGATCCGAATCTAGCGAGTGGCGCCCACACGATAGGCGAAGCCGAATTCGTGGATACTGAAATCGTGTTGTCTATGCAAGGAATGGGTCTATCTCTGGTCAATGACCCTGAGTTGCTGGAGATTGTTTACATTAGCATTTCCAA cTCCGGTATCATTTGGGAACAATGCAAGATAGGTGCACGCCGCTACAAAAAGATTGACGGCGCGAAATTGGCACTGTATGAAGACCATTATCAGCAGTATTTGATTGACAAGATGGCCAGTGACGAACCAATACCACCGTGCAGGATGATTGATGAAAAGACTGAG GTGAACTTTGAAGAGATGAGAATAGTAAAACCTAATCCACGTCTGCTTCGTCGTACCCTCCAAGCCGGCTTATGGGCTTCTTACGGCCTTACGGCACATTCGAGGCGTCTCCACGCTCGTCTACACAGGCTTCAGATAGACCAACAACTACCTTTGCCCACCTTCCCAGTTGTGTTGGCCCCTGTGCCTCCACCGAGGTCTATAGCCAATGAAGGTCCTAGCG CCCGCGGGATGCCGAATATCGTTGGAG GCATGAAACCTTTCATCGAGGTATCCATAGTGGAGCGTATAATGGAGCACAGCAAAGTGCGCCAGTATAAGTACTATAAGGTGCTGATTCAGGAGTTCCATGTGAAAGTGGACATGGGACTTGTTAACGCACTCATGGGAATGTTCCCGCAACGAGTGCTTACGGAACAGGAGGCG CTGGATGCCTTCGAACTAGACTTAGAAAAGGCTGGACAGCCCTTAGAAGCACTGGCTGCTTTAGGAGTTGCTTCGGACCAGAAGAACTTCTACGACAATCTGCATTTATCGCCGCTCAAG GTTCACGTTTCCTTCTCACTCGGTGGTGCGACTCAACTGCCTACTTTCATAGGCACGGTGCTACAAAGTATAGGCGTTACTTTGACCGACATGAACGATGTAGTATTcaa GTTGTCATATTATGAACGCAACTATGAGTTCCTCTCTCAGAAAGAACTCATCTCTCAAGCGCAGAGCCACTATACGGGGCAAGCGTTGAAACAGCTGTATGTGTTGGTGCTTGGACTGGATGTGATCGGAAATCCGTATGGCCTGGTCATCGGCCTTAAGAAGGGCGTTGAGGATCTCTTCTACGAACCCTTCCAg GGTGCTATCCAAGGGCCTGGCGAGTTTGCCGAAGGCCTTTTCTTGGGTGTACGGTCGCTTGTGGGACATACGGTGGGCGGCGCTGCGGGCGCGGTGTCCCGAATCACGGGCGCTATGGGACACGGGCTCGCTGCACTGTCGTTGGATAAG GATTACCAAAGACGTCGTCGAGATAATATAAACAAACCACCTGCAAACTTGCAAGAAGGACTTGCTCGTAGCGGAAAGGGGCTTGTTATG GGAGTGTTTGACGGTGTTACCGGAGTTTTCACGAAGCCCT